The DNA region TAGTCGTTTTGAATGAGACAAAGTGTTTATTTCGGAGCAcgagtgtacctaatgttgtgtccactGTCCAGCGACTGCTGCTGGTGTCAATCATCGGATGTGGGCGGGGCTCCAATGACAGAATGGGATCAAGTTTCATCCAGTGGCAGGGACGGACTGAACCATTTTGAGTGTGTTCGCGGGTGGCATCGCGTTCACCACCGTAAACGCAAACACGCGAACAAACGTGTACAAACGCGCTGACACGTCGCAGCATGACGTCGCTGGTGCCTCACATTTTTACATATATGAAGCGGTGGGAGTAGTCTAGAGTTAAAGAAGACAGGAGACGCAAGTAAGCGCGCTACACCGCCATTTTGAATGTGCGGATGGATCATTCCATCGCTTTCATTTGTCCTCTTCGCTCGCTCAGAATCACAGTTGAGTTGAGTGCTCGTCGGAGGCGGAAGTGCACTGCCAAACCCCCAAAACGGAAGaataacgacaaaaaaaaaaaaactcgctaATAGTTGTTCACTTTAAAAGCACCTCgggtgtaaaaaaacaaacgagcGGAGCGAGGGCCGAGGAGGGCGTGACGCGCAGCCCGAGAAAGCTCGCGGCCAAGCGGGCAAACGAAGCAACGACGAGCGGGCTATGCGTCGGCCCAAGCCGGACGTCAAGAAGAAGAAACGCGACGGGATTGCCGAAAGGTAGACCGGCGCGGCGGGGGAGGGGGAGTGGGAGGGGCGGCGACACACTGACAAAGTCGTCTTTGTTGAGGATGTGAAGCACCGACACTCGAAATCAACATCATGCTCTCCGGGGAGATGTGCGGGCGGGAAGCCCGGCGAGGGGGCGTGCAGGTCCGCGGCGACAAGCGCAAGACGACCGCCGGCTGCCCGAGAGGACGGAAGAAGCGTCCTCGTCCTCAGCAGCAGAAGCAGAAGCAGAAGCACGCAGGACTCCAGAGGCCCAGCGGCACTTCTCTGATGCGCCTCCGGCCCATCAACCGGGCTCGGGGCATGCGAGCCCCCAAGAACACGAACCAGTTCCTCATGCACGAGAAGTACCAGATGATGCACATGCGCTCCGATTCCGTGGGCAGCGACACCGGCGGGAGCTGCTCCGACAGCGACTCGGAGCTCACCGACATGGACTCGTACCTGGGCGCCCTGGAGAACGCCAGGGGAGCCCTGCCGGACGCTCCGGAGCCGGAGCCGGAGCCGGAGCCGCCGAGCGGGACGCGGCAGGACCAGGTGTTCCAGCACGAGGACAGCATGCAGTACTTCCCCTCGGAGGACGACCTCTTGCAGAGCCACAACTTCATGCGGCGGGACTTTGCGCAGTTCTGTGACTTTCTGACGTCCTGAACAGGCAGGGGGCCGATGACGTCATCGGGACCGTCAACAAAGTCttttgtacagtacattcaatTACCCAGTAATAAATTGAATTTACACAAATGTGCAGTTTGGCGTTATTGATATGgtatattttgttgttgcaacCGATCTGccattatttgcagaaaaactcacctgtttgctgttttggtgctcaggccaaagcaataacaattAGTGAGTCGAGGAGCTTCATTTGCACAGTTCCGTTACTTTCTGACATTAACGGCGCACATTTTTTGCTAGGTTTGTGCCGATTTCgtcaaaaaatgtaattattcatTTGAAGAAAAGTAGTCCTCTGTCAACAGTTTTGACATATCAGTGtctttttttacatgtatttataattgttttaaagCACAGCACAGTGATTCCCACGTATTCGTGCTCAGACActgacagcattttttttttccttcttcctttAGTCACAGAACACCTCAACCATTTGCTCGAGCCCCAAAAATATAACAGTATTGGTTTTGAGGAATCTTGGTCctgaacactttaaaaaaaaaaaaaaaaagtttaaacctCGGAATACAACTGCTTTTAACA from Phycodurus eques isolate BA_2022a chromosome 10, UOR_Pequ_1.1, whole genome shotgun sequence includes:
- the wu:fb55g09 gene encoding uncharacterized protein wu:fb55g09, producing MLSGEMCGREARRGGVQVRGDKRKTTAGCPRGRKKRPRPQQQKQKQKHAGLQRPSGTSLMRLRPINRARGMRAPKNTNQFLMHEKYQMMHMRSDSVGSDTGGSCSDSDSELTDMDSYLGALENARGALPDAPEPEPEPEPPSGTRQDQVFQHEDSMQYFPSEDDLLQSHNFMRRDFAQFCDFLTS